A part of Microbacterium terregens genomic DNA contains:
- a CDS encoding CMD domain protein, protein MISSAPDLIDELAGVGAGGSLDDLRRRRPVTRDQLQASSDALFAPVDDAGFPLAERLLIAAFATRLTADDATAQRYAALARAADPAGAEIVLAEAEAAATPGPFGAYAEAGLRSEGAEGPRYSPSASVAETLGQRVAVALAHAQLLVSRPREASSPAIDRLLGAGWSADSIVTLSQLVAFLAFQQRVAAGLRVLAETGIVSGTHAGSDTAGAAA, encoded by the coding sequence ATGATCTCCTCCGCCCCTGACCTCATCGACGAATTGGCAGGCGTTGGCGCCGGCGGTTCGCTCGACGACCTCCGCCGCCGACGCCCCGTGACCAGGGATCAGCTGCAGGCCAGCAGCGACGCGCTGTTCGCCCCCGTCGACGACGCCGGCTTCCCCCTTGCAGAGCGTCTGCTGATCGCGGCTTTCGCGACGCGGCTGACCGCCGACGACGCCACCGCCCAGCGGTACGCGGCGCTCGCACGCGCCGCCGACCCGGCGGGTGCGGAGATCGTTCTCGCCGAGGCAGAAGCTGCCGCGACGCCCGGCCCTTTCGGTGCCTACGCCGAGGCCGGGCTTCGCAGCGAGGGCGCCGAGGGGCCGCGCTACTCTCCGAGCGCGTCGGTCGCTGAGACGCTCGGGCAGCGGGTCGCGGTCGCGCTCGCCCACGCCCAGCTGCTCGTGAGCCGGCCCCGCGAGGCGTCGTCGCCCGCGATCGACCGCCTGCTCGGCGCGGGCTGGAGCGCCGACTCGATCGTCACCCTCTCTCAGCTCGTGGCGTTCCTCGCGTTCCAGCAGCGGGTCGCCGCGGGCCTGCGCGTCCTCGCCGAGACGGGCATCGTCAGTGGCACGCATGCCGGCAGCGACACCGCGGGGGCGGCGGCATGA
- a CDS encoding NADP-dependent oxidoreductase, whose translation MATAIVYTEFGGPEVLTVTDVAVPPPGVDEIAVRVEAAGVNPIDAKLRAGRRASPALTGPRRVGTDAAGVVSAVGDDVDGFRVGDEVVIFGASGTYASEIVVPERDAQPRPPGVSAEIGAALGVPVGTAYQTLRSLAVGPRDTLLVHAGSGSVGQAVIQYAVLWGARVVATSSERRFDRVRELGAIPVAYGEGLADRVRALAPQGVTAAIDAAGTDEAIEVSLALVADRDRIATLVRGRDAASFGIRAFSGGSPRPLSAIEQGWRREAMPVTLALLAAGRFSVELGPAFPLADAPAAHQAVEDGVPGKITLLP comes from the coding sequence ATGGCCACAGCGATCGTCTACACCGAATTCGGCGGGCCCGAGGTCCTCACCGTGACCGACGTCGCCGTGCCTCCGCCCGGCGTCGATGAGATCGCCGTGCGGGTCGAAGCCGCAGGCGTCAACCCCATCGATGCCAAGCTGCGCGCCGGCCGGCGTGCGTCGCCGGCGCTGACGGGACCGCGTCGCGTCGGCACCGACGCGGCGGGGGTGGTCTCCGCGGTCGGCGACGACGTCGACGGTTTCCGCGTCGGCGACGAGGTGGTGATCTTCGGCGCATCGGGGACGTACGCTTCCGAGATCGTCGTGCCGGAGCGCGACGCGCAGCCGCGTCCCCCGGGGGTGAGCGCCGAGATCGGCGCGGCCCTGGGCGTTCCGGTCGGAACCGCGTACCAGACCCTGCGTTCGCTCGCGGTCGGCCCGCGCGACACACTTCTCGTGCACGCCGGATCCGGGTCGGTCGGGCAGGCCGTGATCCAGTACGCGGTGCTGTGGGGCGCGAGGGTGGTGGCCACCTCGTCGGAGCGACGGTTCGACCGGGTCCGCGAGCTCGGCGCGATTCCGGTCGCGTACGGCGAGGGGCTGGCCGACCGCGTGCGCGCGCTGGCACCTCAGGGGGTCACCGCGGCGATCGATGCCGCCGGCACCGACGAGGCGATCGAGGTCTCCCTCGCGCTCGTGGCCGATCGCGACCGCATCGCGACGCTGGTCCGGGGGCGGGATGCCGCATCCTTCGGCATCCGCGCCTTCTCCGGGGGCAGCCCCCGTCCACTCAGCGCGATCGAGCAGGGTTGGCGGCGCGAGGCGATGCCCGTGACGCTGGCGCTGCTGGCGGCCGGGCGGTTCTCGGTCGAACTCGGACCCGCGTTCCCCCTCGCCGACGCCCCTGCGGCGCATCAGGCCGTGGAGGACGGCGTCCCCGGCAAGATCACCCTCCTCCCCTGA
- a CDS encoding alkylhydroperoxidase domain protein: MTGATIPAGTLTHEAAYPHAFTRGEVGWLPWLEPLRVEELTERHYDGLVDRGRASSDYFRLLVRDPEILRARTLVDKDIFYNVAEGLPRAERELAAAAASRVNGCVFCASVHARFAAHHSRRPDLVDELLARGVQADLGERWNAVTDAAAALTATPIAFAAEHVARLRAAGLDDLEIADVVHGAAFFNWANRLMLSLGRPVAPPD; encoded by the coding sequence ATGACCGGCGCAACGATCCCCGCGGGCACACTGACCCATGAGGCTGCGTATCCGCACGCCTTCACGCGCGGCGAGGTCGGGTGGCTGCCGTGGCTGGAGCCGCTCCGCGTGGAGGAGCTGACCGAACGTCATTACGACGGCCTCGTGGATCGCGGGAGGGCGTCCAGCGACTACTTCCGACTGCTGGTCCGCGACCCCGAGATCCTGCGCGCACGCACCCTGGTCGACAAGGACATCTTCTACAACGTCGCCGAGGGCCTTCCTCGCGCCGAGCGCGAACTCGCCGCGGCCGCGGCATCCCGCGTCAACGGGTGCGTGTTCTGCGCTTCGGTGCACGCACGCTTCGCCGCGCACCACTCTCGGCGCCCCGACCTGGTCGATGAGCTGCTCGCGCGGGGCGTCCAGGCCGATCTGGGCGAACGGTGGAACGCCGTCACGGATGCCGCGGCCGCACTGACGGCCACTCCGATCGCGTTCGCTGCCGAGCACGTCGCCCGCCTGCGCGCGGCGGGGCTGGACGACCTCGAGATCGCCGACGTCGTGCACGGCGCCGCGTTCTTCAACTGGGCCAATCGGCTGATGCTGTCACTCGGACGCCCGGTCGCGCCGCCCGACTGA